A region from the Polyangiaceae bacterium genome encodes:
- a CDS encoding response regulator, with the protein MAEGLQCPSPMVVVASMPLHRAPRFLLLDPDPIALRTLRQRVRERHPKWEVVSEHDARTALAQLASREFDVLITEIALREVSGIELLRQASECAPATVRLVHAAHTRVKNVLCSAGLAYRVLEKPAEDSALMPAITSALRMRREMSRPRSGWFVK; encoded by the coding sequence TTGGCCGAGGGCTTGCAGTGTCCCTCGCCCATGGTCGTCGTCGCCTCCATGCCCCTTCACCGGGCGCCGCGCTTCTTGTTGTTGGATCCCGATCCCATCGCCCTGCGAACGCTGCGCCAGCGTGTTCGCGAGCGCCATCCGAAGTGGGAGGTGGTCAGCGAGCACGACGCCCGAACGGCTCTCGCTCAGCTGGCGTCGCGGGAGTTCGACGTGTTGATCACCGAAATCGCCCTCAGGGAGGTGTCGGGTATCGAGCTCCTCCGGCAAGCGTCCGAGTGCGCGCCGGCGACGGTGCGCTTGGTCCACGCGGCGCACACTCGCGTCAAGAACGTGTTGTGCAGCGCCGGGTTGGCCTACCGCGTGTTGGAAAAGCCGGCCGAAGACAGCGCGCTGATGCCCGCCATCACGTCGGCTCTGCGCATGCGGCGCGAAATGTCCCGACCGAGGTCGGGATGGTTCGTCAAATGA